A single genomic interval of Notolabrus celidotus isolate fNotCel1 chromosome 13, fNotCel1.pri, whole genome shotgun sequence harbors:
- the LOC117824322 gene encoding adhesion G-protein coupled receptor G5-like, whose protein sequence is MNWMTLVFFLGLLWISQGERKNFKKDLQKGNKYFVVVDNFNGVIKNENHLKHGENGCIIFLQKNTTGQRKWKNLWPEMKTRDGAFLLYVEKRHIKREVRLTVLQGEHCTQKLSDLKGSTCVFCQSTTGSCQIRCLELKDICDQAPFDENLCKETDPQVTDRYIINITGTKKNCFNCNNPIKNPEDELDPDELHHLGFKFESAGEDLDTAAAVNVMEKMGDLATFINTSSAVLNFGEGVTGILLRKTEPEDLEEVSFAYAPLNDNISIIENRDSLAQFPRSVVVTKQAFEQAITSNISVPFAAMVRIYDLAKDEKNSTLLGNEVVAVEMGVPICNLTDKIQLNFRNMEYEGIPSCRSWSGEGNRPDWTDDGSVTITNGTNITCQFSHLTFFAILLTPLNETTTSSDLKILSLITQIGCSLSIVFLSIILIMHCLLRKTKASTTTRILIHLVLSIFLLNFTFLINSYMARLKSSVGCVIMAAVMHYSMLASFTWFAVQAFHLCLQLYSGGKIVIRHYILKVCIISWVLPSVAGIVLIVKGKYGETIIYSDDPKENQVMCWMTDSNAHFIVNIGYYAVVFLFTFTTFVIILTWLFCNRGTNAGNIQTGRSIVTILGLCSMLGVTWGLAFFAYGPLLIPSYYAFTVLNSLQGFFLFIYYYNICRAKDLNTARNGSDNLSTSSTFNTEVSPENSYMNLPGRKYLR, encoded by the exons ATGAACTGGATGACTTTGGTTTTCTTCTTGGGCCTTCTGTGGATTT cccaaggagagaggaaaaacttcaaaAAAGATTTGCAGAAAGGAAACAAATATTTTGTTGTGGTTGATAACTTCAACGGTGTCATCAAAAATGAAAATCACCTGAAACACG GGGAAAATGGCTGCATAATAtttctgcaaaaaaacacaacaggacaac GAAAATGGAAAAATTTGTGgcctgaaatgaaaacaagggATGGTGCTTTTCTACTGTATGTAGAAAAAAGGCACATCAAGAGGGAAGTTCGTCTGACTGTCCTGCAGGGGGAACACTGCACACAAAAACTGTCTGACCTCAAAG GTTCAACATGTGTCTTCTGTCAATCTACCACAG GATCCTGTCAGATTAGGTGTCTGGAGTTAAAGGACATTTGTGATCAAGCACCTTTTGACGAAAACCTCTGCAAGGAAACGG ATCCACAGGTCACTGACAGATACATCATCAACAtaacaggaacaaaaaaaaactgtttcaacTGTAACAATCCAATCAAAAATCCTGAAGACGAACTTGATCCTGATGAACTCCATCACTTGGGTTTTAAATTTGAAAGTGCTGGAGAAGATCTTgacactgctgcagctgt TAATGTCATGGAGAAAATGGGGGACCTCGCCACTTTCATCAATACTTCCTCAGCTGTACTGAACTTTGGAGAAGGAGTCACAGGGatcttattgagaaaaacagAACCTGAAGACCTTGAAGAAGTGTCCTTTGCCTATGCACCCCTGAATGACAACATAAGT ATCATAGAAAACAGAGATTCTCTCGCTCAGTTCCCCAGATCTGTTGTTGTGACAAAACAAGCGTTTGAACAAGCCATCACATCGAACATCAGTGTGCCTTTTGCAGCTATGGTCAGAATATATGATCTGGCTAAG GATGAGAAGAACAGCACTTTATTAGGTAATGAGGTGGTTGCTGTCGAAATGGGAGTGCCCATCTGTAATCTCACGGACAAAATACAGCTCAATTTTCGGAACATGGAATat GAAGGAATCCCATCTTGCCGGTCTTGGAGCGGTGaag GAAACCGACCAGACTGGACTGATGACGGAAGTGTGACCATAACaaatggaacaaacatcacatGCCAGTTTTCCCACTTGACATTCTTTGCTATCTTATTG ACTCCTCTAAATGAAACCACGACTAGTTCAGACCTGAAAATCCTCTCCCTCATCACGCAAATCGGCTGTAGCCTGTCCATCGTGTTCCTCAGCATTATCCTCATCATGCACTGCCTTCTCAG GAAAACAAAAGCCAGCACAACAACAAGGATTCTCATCCACCTCGTGTTGTCCATCTTCCTGTTAAACTTCACTTTCCTCATCAACAGCTATATGGCGAGACTAAAGAGCTCAGTGGGTTGTGTGATCATGGCTGCTGTCATGCACTACTCCATGTTAGCCTCATTCACTTGGTTTGCTGTGCAGGCCTTCCACCTCTGCCTGCAGCTGTACTCAGGAGGAAAAATTGTAATCCGACACTACATACTCAAAGTCTGCATCATCAGCTGGG TTCTACCTAGTGTGGCCGGGATTGTCCTGATCGTCAAAGGAAAATACGGTGAAACAATAATCTATTCTGATGACCCCAAGGAAAACCAGGTCAT GTGCTGGATGACAGACAGTAACGCCCACTTCATTGTCAACATAGGCTACTACGCGGTGGTTTTCCTCTTCACTTTCACTACCTTCGTCATCATACTGACCTGGCTGTTTTGTAACAGGGGAACCAATGCAGGCAACATACAAACTGGCAGAAGCATTGTGACCATCCTAGGACTTTGTTCTATGCTGGGTGTCACATGGGgtttggccttttttgcctaTGGACCCCTCCTGATCCCATCCTACTACGCTTTTACTGTCCTCAATTCTTTGCAAG GTTTCTTCTTGTTCATCTATTACTACAACATCTGCCGTGCAAAAGACCTCAACACTGCCAGGAATGGATCTGACAACTTGAGCACCAGCAGCACTTTTAACACAGAGGTCAGCCCTGAGAACTCCTACATGAACCTCCCTGGTAGAAAATATCTCCGTTGA
- the knstrn gene encoding small kinetochore-associated protein: protein MSSKIPRGMQPHAEMKKVGHKGETKDTATATQKSDGILKPQRENLPRKNVAPKPHKGISTRYGQQAELKEQNQHLIATNEELQKNLADTQQRVAELELQKSDLEKENTQVQKNLKDCHVLLVASKIDPVLGERVGEAARQYEDQRKEVKGISADLLHELKAFGGIASQQQARLEEIQTSITELAEARGHMMQERENFSLQVAEMEQALEEAEALLL from the exons ATGTCTTCAAAAATACCAAGAG ggaTGCAGCCACATGCAGAAATGAAGAAAGTGGGTCATAAAGGTGAAACCAAAGATACAGCAACTGCCACCCAAAAATCAGATGGCATCCTTAAACCTCAGAGAGAAAACCTGCCACG AAAAAATGTTGCTCCCAAGCCTCACAAAGG GATCTCCACCAGGTATGGACAACAGGCAGAGCTGAAGGAGCAAAATCAGCACTTGATCGCTACCAACGAGGAGCTGCAGAAAAACCTTGCAGACACACAG CAAAGGGTAGCTGAGCTGGAGCTACAGAAGAGTGACCTTGAAAAGGAGAATACACAGGTACAGAAAAACCTGAAGGACTGTCATGTGCTCCTAGTGGCTTCTAAAATAGATCCAG TTTTAGGAGAAAGAGTTGGAGAAGCTGCACGACAATATGAAGATCAGAGAAAAGAAGTTAAG GGCATCTCGGCTGACCTGCTGCATGAACTGAAAGCATTTGGAGGAATTGCATCCCAGCAACAAGCTCGGCTAGAG GAAATCCAAACATCAATAACAGAACTTGCTGAAGCTCGGGGACATATGATGCAGGAGAGGGAGAACTTTTCCCTTCAGGTTGCTGAGATGGAACAAGCTCTCGAGGAAGCTGAAGCCCTCTTGTTgtaa